Sequence from the Deinococcus radiotolerans genome:
GTTCTACAGCGGCTTCCTGGCCGTCGCCGGGTGGTGCCTGTACCTCGCGTCCCGCGGGTGGCGCGCCGGACGACGCGGCCTGAACGCCTTCCCCGACGGGTACCACCTCGCCGCGCTCGGCGTGCCGATCTTCGCGCTGGGCGGCATCGGCGACCTGACGTGGCACACCGTTCTGGGCATCGAGGTCGGCATTGAGGCCCTGCTCTCACCCACGCACCTCCTACTGTTCCTCGGAGCGATGCTGATCGCCGCGTCCCCCCTGAACGCCGCGTGGCGCAGCGCCGAACCGCGCGCCGCCCGCCCCGCCGTCCGCTGGGCCGCCACCCTGTCGGCCACCAGCCTGCTCGCCATGACAGCCTTCATGCACATGTACCTCTGGGGCCTTCTGACCGTCCCGCAGGGCCTGGGTTACGTCCAGACGCGCGGGGAACTGGGCACGATCCTCCTGACCGCCGTCATCATGGCCGCCCCACCCCTTCTCCTCCTGCGCCGCTTCACCCTGCCCTTCGGCGCGGTGGCCGTCATGTACGGCGTCACGAACCTCGGTATGACCCTTATGATCCTGCCCGGGAATGTCCGCGTGCCCCTTCTGGCCGTCGCCACCGGGCTCCTGATCGACGTGTGGCACGCCCTCCTGCGCCCCAGTCCTGCCCGGCCCTGGCACCTGCGCGCCTTCGCGTTCCTGCTGCCCCTCAGCGTCTGGGGGCCGTACCTCGGGGACGCCGTGTGGCGCGGCCAGACCAGCCTCAGCCTCGAACTCTGGCTCGGCGTGGCCGTCATGACCGCCCTGGGCGGCGTCGCGCTCAGCGCCCTGATCTTCCCCGCACCCATCCCAGTGGAGGCGGAGGAAAGCTAATTCAGACCGCTTGACTGTGTTCAGGGCTGCATGTGCATGCCGTGTGGCGCGGGCAGGGGCTGCGCGCCGCGTGCCTCCAAGAGGCTGTCCAGCGTGCGGATCTCGCCGGTCTGTGTGGCGGTCACCTGTCGGACGAGGCCAGCGACGAGCGGCTGACCGCTGCCCGTGAGGGGCTGGGCCATGAGCAGCGCGCCCTGGTGGTGGCGGCGCATCAGGCGCAGGTACTGCGTTTCGGCCTCCCGGGCGGGCAGAGTCTTCAGTGACAGGAGTTCGTCTCGCGTGGCCATGCCCATCATGCTCGCGTGCATCGCGTCTGGCGCGGTGCCGTCCGGGGCATTCCAGCGGCGCAGCCACGCCTGCATCTGCCGTTTCTGTTCCTCCTGACCCAGCTGAATATCCAGCGCCAGGGAACGCACCGAGCGGTCCGCCGCGACCTTCAGCACGAGGACGCTCATCGTGACCGCCTGATCGTGGTGAACGCGCATGTCCTGCACGAAGCGCACCTCCGGACTGCCCGGCGCGGGGGTGACTGGGCGGGGCTGGGTGAGCAGCAGCGCGCCGCCTACCCCCAGGCCCGCCAGGACGACCAGCGCGCCGCGCCGTTTCACGGGACCGTCACGCCCCGCACCCCTCCGGCCCCTGCCGGTCGAAGTGCCGCTGCCGCTCCCGGAACGCCGCCTTCTGCTCCGGCGTGGTCCGCGCGTGGCAGTGCTCGCAACTGACGCCCTCCTCAAACAGCGCGTGCGCCCGCTCGGCCTCACCCAGCGGCCAGCCGCACGAATGACACATCACCGCCGCACCTTCGCGCAGCCCATGCCCGACCGTCACGCGCCCGTCGAACACGAAACACTCGCCGTCC
This genomic interval carries:
- a CDS encoding DUF305 domain-containing protein, whose product is MKRRGALVVLAGLGVGGALLLTQPRPVTPAPGSPEVRFVQDMRVHHDQAVTMSVLVLKVAADRSVRSLALDIQLGQEEQKRQMQAWLRRWNAPDGTAPDAMHASMMGMATRDELLSLKTLPAREAETQYLRLMRRHHQGALLMAQPLTGSGQPLVAGLVRQVTATQTGEIRTLDSLLEARGAQPLPAPHGMHMQP